A window of Rubricoccus marinus contains these coding sequences:
- a CDS encoding TonB-dependent receptor domain-containing protein → MHRLLRLSLLAFVIFASGAVAPEALAQDGSVTGRVLDAESDLPLPTATVALWSLGADSTLVGGGSANLDGEFSVTAERGQYTLVVSFVGYGDVRQRLTLGAQPVEVGAVRLSPDTEALATVSVQGERTQVASRIDRTVYNTADDPVSSGGSATDVLANLPSVDVDIDGNVSLRGAGSVAVFVNGRPSPVSGDFIASYLRSLPAGTIERVEVIPNPSAAFEPDGVGGIINIVLKENTDLGLGGTLTAGTDTQGGLNATGALTYGKGPWSLAATYGYRGDVRAGTGTSFRINRYELAPSSLDQIEMQERNRTSNFVSFAADYSISRATVLTSQFQLSVQDSDEEELNTTLRADASGAPMLRYERLATELGDGYSGGIRLGLRQTFGERHTLTVEGNAEAEEEGELQTFRNTVLSGVGDDLDAPQQTDENDSERELEFRVDYTRPLAGFQVDFGYNGSIELESSDVDAQKTDDASGQLVPDLDLNNAYDFDERVQAVYAQASRDWGLFGVQLGLRAEQAVTTFDLLTTDQSYDNDYQSLFPSAYLSVKPSEYTTLRGGYSRRINRPRRWELNPFVSPENPDNIRVGNPALKPEYTDSFEIRAEQITGFGSLSITPYYRHTTDVIRRITTVREDGVTVRTTDNLDTADAWGAEGVVSFDGIGGLKGFISLEGYRLQTDGTTTQAALSSDAYGWGTRVNANYSFGDRFGVGALDLQATARYTAPIDTEQGRVGARTFIDLALRQRLLGDKASLTLQARDPLGLAGFSYVQDGVDLYQEVSRDWGAQQVGLTFSYTFGQQEPQRERGQQGGGDYGGGEEY, encoded by the coding sequence ATGCACCGCTTGCTTCGCCTTTCCCTTCTCGCATTCGTCATCTTCGCCTCTGGCGCGGTGGCGCCAGAGGCCCTCGCGCAAGACGGCTCGGTTACGGGCCGCGTGCTGGACGCCGAGAGCGACCTCCCGCTTCCCACCGCGACCGTCGCGCTGTGGTCGCTCGGCGCCGACTCCACGTTGGTCGGCGGCGGCTCGGCCAACCTCGACGGCGAGTTCAGCGTGACCGCCGAGCGCGGACAGTACACCCTTGTCGTCAGCTTCGTCGGCTATGGCGACGTGCGCCAGAGGCTGACGTTGGGGGCTCAGCCGGTGGAGGTGGGCGCGGTCCGGCTCTCGCCCGATACCGAGGCCCTCGCAACGGTCAGCGTCCAGGGCGAGCGCACGCAGGTCGCCTCGCGCATCGACCGGACGGTGTACAACACCGCCGACGATCCTGTCTCCTCTGGCGGCAGCGCGACCGACGTACTCGCGAACCTGCCCTCGGTAGACGTGGACATCGACGGCAACGTCTCGCTTCGCGGTGCGGGCAGCGTCGCCGTGTTCGTCAACGGCCGCCCATCGCCGGTCTCTGGCGACTTTATCGCGTCGTACCTCCGCAGCCTGCCGGCGGGCACCATCGAGCGGGTGGAGGTGATCCCGAACCCGTCTGCGGCCTTCGAGCCCGATGGGGTGGGGGGCATCATCAACATCGTGCTCAAGGAGAACACGGACCTCGGGCTGGGCGGCACGCTGACCGCCGGGACCGATACCCAGGGCGGGCTGAACGCGACCGGCGCGCTGACCTACGGCAAAGGCCCGTGGTCGCTCGCGGCGACGTACGGCTACCGCGGCGACGTGCGCGCAGGCACGGGCACGAGCTTCCGCATCAACCGCTACGAGCTGGCCCCGTCTTCCCTGGACCAGATCGAGATGCAGGAGCGCAACCGCACGAGCAACTTCGTCAGCTTCGCTGCCGACTACTCCATTTCGCGCGCGACCGTTCTCACCTCACAGTTCCAACTCAGCGTGCAGGACAGCGACGAAGAGGAGCTCAACACCACGCTCCGCGCCGACGCCTCTGGCGCCCCGATGCTCCGGTACGAGCGCCTCGCGACCGAACTGGGCGACGGCTACTCCGGTGGCATCCGCCTGGGCCTACGGCAGACCTTCGGCGAGCGGCACACGCTCACCGTTGAGGGCAACGCCGAGGCCGAGGAAGAGGGCGAACTCCAGACCTTCCGCAACACCGTGCTCTCCGGAGTGGGCGACGACCTCGACGCGCCGCAGCAGACCGACGAGAACGATTCCGAGCGTGAGCTGGAGTTCCGCGTGGACTACACCCGGCCTCTGGCGGGATTCCAGGTCGACTTCGGCTACAACGGCAGCATTGAGCTGGAATCGAGCGACGTGGACGCGCAAAAGACCGATGACGCCAGCGGCCAGCTGGTGCCGGACCTCGACCTCAACAACGCCTACGACTTCGACGAGCGCGTCCAGGCAGTGTATGCTCAGGCCTCGCGAGACTGGGGTCTGTTCGGCGTCCAACTCGGTCTCCGCGCCGAGCAGGCCGTGACCACCTTCGACCTGCTCACGACCGATCAGAGCTACGACAACGACTACCAGAGCCTTTTCCCGAGCGCGTACCTCTCGGTCAAGCCATCGGAGTACACCACGCTCCGCGGCGGCTACAGCCGGCGCATCAACCGCCCGCGCCGGTGGGAACTCAACCCGTTCGTCTCACCCGAGAACCCGGACAACATCCGAGTCGGCAACCCCGCCCTGAAGCCTGAATACACGGACTCCTTCGAGATCCGCGCCGAGCAGATCACCGGGTTCGGTTCGCTGTCCATCACGCCGTACTACCGCCATACGACAGACGTCATCCGCCGGATCACGACGGTGCGCGAGGACGGCGTGACGGTCCGCACCACTGACAACCTCGACACCGCTGATGCGTGGGGCGCCGAAGGCGTCGTCTCGTTCGACGGCATCGGCGGCCTCAAGGGCTTCATAAGCCTCGAAGGCTACCGGCTCCAGACCGATGGCACCACGACCCAGGCCGCGCTCTCCAGCGACGCCTACGGTTGGGGCACACGCGTCAACGCGAACTACAGCTTTGGCGACCGCTTCGGCGTCGGCGCCCTTGACCTCCAGGCGACGGCGCGCTACACCGCGCCCATTGATACCGAGCAGGGCCGCGTCGGCGCCCGCACGTTTATCGACCTTGCGCTTCGCCAGAGGCTTCTCGGTGACAAGGCCTCGCTCACGCTCCAGGCGCGCGATCCGCTCGGCCTCGCCGGGTTCTCCTACGTCCAGGATGGCGTGGACCTCTACCAGGAGGTCTCGCGGGACTGGGGCGCGCAGCAGGTCGGCCTCACGTTCTCGTACACCTTTGGCCAGCAGGAGCCGCAGCGGGAGCGCGGCCAGCAGGGCGGCGGCGACTATGGCGGCGGCGAGGAGTACTAG
- a CDS encoding sensor histidine kinase: MIPPDPTPMTPARPWSRRMEGAVAVAFWFTLGLLMSAREISRSGPGEPIAWNAIAEMMAEIGLWALLTPAVFWLVRRAPAERGAWVSRIALQVVAGLAIAFVVEYITRGVFRPLLRGPVPLDRQWTAAGSFVRLRMLDEVVVYLAILAAGYARTAMFQVQERRAEAERLRSERAQLVADRARLEAQLAEARLSALRMQLNPHFLFNTLNAVSALVEHDPAGVRTMIARLSSLLRRVLDSDGSVQEMPLREEADFLRDYLDVQQIRLQDRLRVEESWEPGTLAALVPPLILQPLVENAVGHGISQISDRVGTVRLSASRVGATLVLRVEDDGPGLPPEAKSSRLGVGLANTRARLDALYGGAASLTLSPASGGGVVAEVVIPYRSVGSPEARAPLQNGAAEQAPARVQAGSLEAPLADEPLSQVWP, translated from the coding sequence ATGATTCCGCCGGACCCGACGCCTATGACGCCCGCCCGGCCGTGGTCCCGTCGCATGGAAGGGGCTGTGGCCGTCGCCTTCTGGTTCACGCTCGGGCTGCTGATGTCGGCGCGCGAGATCTCGCGGTCTGGACCCGGAGAGCCCATCGCGTGGAACGCGATCGCCGAGATGATGGCCGAGATCGGACTGTGGGCGCTGCTGACGCCCGCCGTTTTCTGGCTCGTCCGCCGCGCTCCAGCCGAACGCGGCGCGTGGGTAAGCCGGATCGCGTTGCAAGTCGTGGCCGGTCTCGCGATCGCGTTCGTCGTGGAATACATCACGCGCGGCGTTTTCCGCCCGTTGCTCCGAGGGCCGGTCCCGTTGGACCGCCAGTGGACCGCCGCGGGGTCGTTCGTGCGGCTCCGGATGCTGGACGAGGTGGTGGTGTACCTCGCGATCCTCGCCGCCGGGTACGCCCGGACCGCGATGTTTCAGGTGCAGGAGCGGCGGGCCGAGGCCGAGCGCCTGCGCTCCGAGCGAGCGCAACTGGTCGCGGACCGCGCGCGGCTCGAAGCCCAGCTCGCCGAAGCGCGGCTCTCCGCCCTTCGGATGCAGCTCAACCCGCATTTCCTCTTTAATACGCTCAACGCCGTGAGCGCGCTCGTTGAGCACGACCCTGCGGGCGTTCGGACGATGATCGCGCGGCTGAGCAGCCTCTTGCGCCGTGTGCTGGATTCAGACGGGAGCGTTCAGGAGATGCCGCTGCGCGAGGAGGCCGACTTCCTTCGCGACTACCTGGACGTGCAACAGATCCGGCTTCAGGACCGCCTGCGCGTCGAGGAGTCATGGGAGCCCGGTACGCTCGCCGCACTCGTGCCACCTCTCATCCTGCAGCCGCTCGTGGAAAACGCGGTCGGCCACGGCATCTCCCAGATCTCCGACCGCGTCGGAACGGTGCGGCTCTCGGCTTCGCGAGTCGGCGCCACGCTCGTGCTGCGCGTGGAGGACGACGGCCCGGGCCTGCCGCCAGAGGCCAAAAGCTCCCGCCTCGGCGTTGGGCTTGCCAACACGCGAGCGCGCCTGGACGCGCTCTACGGTGGCGCGGCTTCCCTGACGCTGTCCCCGGCCTCTGGCGGCGGCGTCGTGGCCGAGGTCGTGATTCCGTACCGCAGCGTGGGCTCGCCAGAGGCCAGAGCCCCGTTGCAGAACGGGGCGGCAGAGCAGGCGCCCGCGAGGGTGCAGGCCGGCTCGTTAGAGGCGCCTTTGGCGGACGAGCCTCTTAGCCAGGTGTGGCCATGA
- a CDS encoding LytR/AlgR family response regulator transcription factor, protein MSSPLRVLVVDDEPLARRRVEDLIARASGVEVVGTAATGPQAIAALEKHQAEGEPIDIVFLDVRMPGMSGLDVIHEFGVDAMPETVFVTAYDQHAIAAFDAAAADYLLKPYDDERFAQALKRACRAVRFRQVEGRQRPTSAEAPTYLERFPVDVRGQTAFVPVLDVAYISASGPYAELHARDDVYVIRETMQEIEDALDPALFARIHRSTIVQLGHVEAMMTAAGGSYSVRLRDGPVLSVSRSRRHDVLERLSATPTRASKSGA, encoded by the coding sequence ATGAGCAGCCCGCTTCGCGTCCTCGTCGTCGACGATGAGCCCCTCGCGCGACGGCGCGTCGAGGACCTCATCGCGCGGGCCTCTGGCGTGGAGGTGGTGGGCACCGCCGCGACGGGTCCGCAGGCGATCGCGGCGCTGGAGAAGCACCAGGCGGAGGGCGAGCCCATCGACATCGTGTTTCTAGACGTGCGGATGCCGGGGATGAGCGGGCTGGACGTGATCCATGAGTTTGGCGTGGACGCGATGCCGGAGACGGTTTTCGTGACGGCGTACGATCAGCATGCCATCGCGGCGTTCGACGCGGCTGCGGCGGACTACCTCCTGAAGCCGTACGACGACGAGCGGTTCGCGCAAGCACTGAAGCGGGCGTGCCGTGCCGTCCGTTTCCGCCAGGTCGAAGGTCGCCAGAGGCCCACTTCTGCCGAGGCCCCCACGTACCTCGAACGGTTTCCCGTAGACGTCCGCGGCCAGACCGCGTTTGTCCCGGTTTTGGACGTGGCGTACATCTCCGCCTCCGGTCCGTACGCTGAGCTGCACGCCCGAGACGACGTGTACGTGATCCGAGAGACGATGCAGGAGATCGAGGATGCGCTGGACCCCGCGCTCTTTGCCCGCATCCACCGCTCGACGATCGTCCAACTCGGGCACGTCGAGGCGATGATGACGGCGGCCGGCGGCAGTTACTCGGTGCGCCTCCGGGACGGGCCCGTTCTGAGCGTGAGCCGGTCGCGCCGCCACGACGTGTTGGAGCGGCTGAGCGCTACCCCCACGCGGGCGTCCAAGTCAGGGGCGTAG
- a CDS encoding septal ring lytic transglycosylase RlpA family protein, whose product MLRWTLLISLFGLPLAAPAPAQTAPSGPTASSSDPITPGGRRAERNVRRGVASYYARSLHGRRTASGERYNHNAMTVAHRSLPFGTLLRVEDERTGRRIMVRVNDRGPFVRGRVLDLSGAAADKLQMRRRGTARIGYEIVDPAALPSRRTPPPRKVRHF is encoded by the coding sequence GTGCTCCGTTGGACTCTCCTGATCTCCCTGTTTGGCTTGCCTCTGGCGGCCCCCGCGCCTGCCCAGACCGCTCCAAGCGGCCCCACGGCCTCTTCTAGCGACCCCATCACGCCTGGCGGCCGCCGGGCCGAGCGCAACGTGCGCCGAGGCGTCGCGAGCTACTACGCGCGCTCCCTCCACGGCCGCCGTACCGCCTCTGGCGAGCGGTACAACCACAACGCGATGACCGTCGCGCACAGGTCGCTCCCCTTTGGGACGCTCCTCCGCGTCGAGGACGAGCGCACCGGCCGCCGCATCATGGTGCGCGTCAACGACCGCGGACCGTTCGTGCGGGGCCGCGTGCTGGACCTCTCCGGCGCCGCCGCCGACAAGCTTCAGATGCGCCGCCGTGGCACGGCCCGCATCGGCTACGAGATCGTGGACCCCGCGGCTCTGCCCAGCCGCCGGACGCCACCGCCGCGCAAGGTGCGCCACTTCTAG
- a CDS encoding glycerol-3-phosphate acyltransferase, translating into MVALLFVCAYLLGAIPFSLVVAKARGVDLRAHGSGNAGATNAMRVMGRGPGALVFILDFLKGLVATVALPILVLGEGAPVWTMVVAGAVAMLGHVVTVWGALFFGGWKGGKGVATGAGMLTGLVPIAVLAGLLVFVVTVASTRLVSLGSILAATTIPATLIVQQFVLGRTFATAIWVFALAVPLFIVWTHRDNVRRLVTGTEAKVSDPA; encoded by the coding sequence ATGGTCGCTTTGCTGTTCGTCTGCGCCTACCTGCTGGGCGCCATTCCTTTTAGCCTCGTCGTGGCCAAAGCGCGCGGCGTGGACCTCCGTGCGCACGGCAGCGGCAACGCTGGCGCTACGAACGCGATGCGGGTGATGGGCCGAGGTCCGGGCGCCCTCGTGTTCATCCTGGACTTCCTCAAAGGGCTCGTTGCGACGGTCGCGCTGCCCATTCTCGTGTTGGGCGAGGGCGCACCCGTGTGGACGATGGTCGTCGCGGGCGCGGTCGCGATGCTGGGGCACGTCGTAACCGTTTGGGGCGCGTTGTTCTTCGGAGGCTGGAAGGGCGGCAAGGGCGTCGCGACCGGCGCGGGCATGCTGACGGGATTGGTCCCTATCGCCGTTCTCGCCGGGCTGCTCGTCTTCGTCGTGACCGTTGCCAGCACGCGCTTGGTCTCGCTGGGCTCCATCCTCGCGGCGACCACGATCCCCGCGACGCTCATCGTTCAGCAGTTCGTGCTCGGCCGCACCTTCGCGACGGCCATCTGGGTGTTCGCCCTCGCAGTCCCGCTGTTCATCGTGTGGACGCACCGAGACAACGTGCGGCGGCTGGTGACCGGAACCGAGGCCAAGGTCTCCGATCCCGCCTGA
- a CDS encoding arylesterase produces MRFSLLVLLAAGLAGCGGSDAPEPPTSDVPSEPSATATVASPSTPDLPGNPTPEAASDTLTVVFFGDSLTAGYGLANPDETAYPALLAGKMEASGVPARVVNAGLSGETSAGGLRRVDWILSRNTPDVFMLALGANDMLRGQPPAETEKNLRATLDKVREVAPEARLVVAGLEALPNLGAAYGDAYRQVFRDVAADYDAAFLPFLLDGVAGDPALNQQDGVHPTARGHQIMAATVWETLQPVVSEAASGARS; encoded by the coding sequence ATGCGCTTCTCCCTTCTCGTGCTCCTCGCTGCTGGCCTCGCGGGCTGCGGCGGCTCCGACGCCCCCGAGCCTCCGACCTCCGATGTTCCGTCCGAGCCCAGCGCGACGGCGACCGTCGCCTCCCCGTCCACGCCGGACCTGCCGGGCAACCCCACGCCAGAGGCCGCGAGCGATACGCTCACGGTCGTCTTTTTCGGCGACAGCCTCACGGCGGGCTATGGCCTCGCGAACCCCGACGAGACGGCGTACCCCGCGCTACTCGCGGGGAAGATGGAGGCCTCTGGCGTCCCGGCGCGCGTCGTCAACGCGGGGCTGAGCGGGGAGACCAGCGCGGGCGGTCTGCGCCGCGTGGACTGGATCCTCTCGCGCAACACGCCCGACGTGTTCATGCTCGCGCTCGGCGCCAACGACATGTTGCGGGGCCAGCCGCCGGCGGAGACGGAAAAGAACCTCCGCGCCACGCTAGACAAGGTGCGCGAGGTCGCGCCAGAGGCCCGGCTCGTCGTCGCGGGCTTGGAGGCCTTGCCCAACCTCGGCGCGGCTTACGGCGACGCCTACCGACAGGTCTTCCGCGACGTAGCCGCGGACTACGACGCGGCTTTCTTGCCGTTCTTGCTGGACGGCGTCGCGGGCGACCCCGCGCTCAACCAGCAGGACGGCGTGCACCCGACCGCCAGAGGCCACCAGATCATGGCCGCGACGGTGTGGGAGACGCTTCAGCCGGTCGTGAGCGAGGCCGCCTCTGGCGCCAGAAGCTAG
- a CDS encoding alpha/beta hydrolase, translating into MSLPGPASDQHPAFDPRGPYTRAVSLAEVAERIGRVPIDGSPEEMRRAYAWLLRADAMGTPIPVGHPARVGGIGGWAIPGPDGATDDPRVVWLHGGGYVFGSPETHWRAAATFAVLVGEPVFMPRYPLAPERLWPAPLGDALSVARAVLERGPLALVGDSAGGHLTLATALALAKEGTPATVAAVFSPNADRTGLSDTREANSSTDAMNNDEDDRRCASISTGPVDLPDDDPTISPLVDDLSLLPPLHVEVGETEVLLGEAQILAERGRAAGAEVSLHIEPEAFHMWQLWSPWLREANESLERAARFVSERLER; encoded by the coding sequence ATGTCCCTGCCCGGCCCCGCCTCCGACCAGCACCCGGCCTTCGATCCTCGCGGCCCCTACACGCGCGCGGTCTCACTTGCCGAGGTGGCCGAGCGGATCGGCCGCGTCCCCATCGACGGCTCGCCAGAGGAGATGCGCCGCGCGTACGCGTGGCTCCTGCGTGCCGACGCGATGGGCACGCCCATCCCAGTCGGGCATCCGGCCCGCGTGGGCGGCATCGGCGGCTGGGCGATCCCCGGACCAGACGGCGCGACGGACGACCCACGGGTGGTGTGGCTGCACGGCGGCGGGTACGTGTTTGGGTCTCCGGAGACGCACTGGCGCGCTGCAGCGACGTTCGCGGTGCTCGTAGGCGAGCCCGTGTTCATGCCGCGCTACCCGCTTGCGCCGGAGCGCCTGTGGCCGGCGCCGCTCGGCGACGCCTTAAGCGTGGCACGGGCAGTCTTGGAACGGGGGCCTCTGGCGCTTGTCGGCGATAGCGCCGGTGGGCACCTCACGCTCGCGACGGCGCTCGCGCTCGCGAAAGAAGGCACGCCCGCGACCGTCGCCGCCGTCTTCTCGCCCAACGCCGACCGGACCGGCCTCAGCGACACGCGCGAAGCGAACTCCTCCACGGACGCGATGAACAACGACGAGGACGACCGCCGGTGCGCCTCCATCTCGACGGGCCCCGTCGATCTCCCTGACGACGATCCCACGATCTCGCCGCTCGTCGATGACCTCTCGCTTCTTCCTCCGCTCCACGTCGAAGTGGGGGAGACGGAGGTGCTGCTCGGCGAGGCTCAAATACTCGCTGAGCGCGGGCGCGCCGCTGGCGCCGAGGTCTCGCTCCATATCGAGCCCGAGGCGTTCCACATGTGGCAGCTCTGGTCGCCGTGGCTGCGCGAGGCGAACGAGTCGCTGGAGCGCGCCGCCCGGTTCGTTTCCGAACGGCTGGAGCGCTGA
- a CDS encoding zinc-dependent alcohol dehydrogenase — MKALTWHGQGDVRVDTHPDPEIEEPTDVVIKVTSTAICGSDLHLFDGFVPMMKSGDIIGHEPMGIVEEVGSGVTRLKKGDRVVVPFTISCGHCWFCDQTLFSLCDNTNPKPENARQAMGHAPAGIYGYSHLTGGIPGGQAEYLRVPHADVGPIKVPDGLTDEQVLFLSDIFPTGYMGAENAEIQPGETVAVWGCGPVGQFAIQSAWMLGAGRVIAIDREPERLRMAAENSKAETINFEEVDGKLHELLSDMTDGRGPDRCIEAVGMEAHGASAAKTIVDKAAQATHTQSDRTYALNQAIMACRKGGTISMPGVYAQSGSVKLGPLMNKGLTLKTGQTHVQRYLEPLMQKIESGEIDPSFIITHTAPLADAPKMYETFRDKKDDCIKVVLKP, encoded by the coding sequence ATGAAAGCCCTCACTTGGCACGGCCAGGGCGACGTCCGCGTGGACACCCACCCCGATCCCGAGATCGAAGAGCCGACCGACGTGGTCATCAAAGTGACCTCTACGGCGATCTGCGGCTCCGACCTCCACCTCTTCGACGGCTTCGTGCCGATGATGAAGTCGGGCGACATCATCGGCCACGAGCCGATGGGCATCGTCGAGGAGGTCGGCAGCGGCGTGACGCGCCTCAAAAAAGGCGACCGCGTCGTCGTCCCGTTCACGATCTCGTGCGGGCACTGCTGGTTTTGCGACCAGACGCTGTTCTCGCTGTGCGACAACACGAACCCCAAGCCCGAGAACGCGCGGCAGGCGATGGGCCACGCCCCCGCCGGGATCTACGGCTACTCCCACCTCACGGGCGGTATCCCCGGCGGGCAAGCCGAGTACCTCCGCGTCCCGCACGCGGACGTGGGCCCCATCAAGGTCCCCGATGGCCTCACCGATGAGCAGGTGCTCTTCCTCTCTGACATCTTCCCGACCGGCTACATGGGCGCGGAGAACGCCGAGATTCAGCCAGGCGAGACGGTCGCCGTGTGGGGCTGCGGTCCGGTCGGGCAGTTCGCGATCCAGAGCGCGTGGATGCTGGGTGCCGGACGCGTGATCGCTATCGATCGCGAGCCGGAGCGGCTGCGCATGGCGGCGGAGAACTCGAAGGCCGAGACCATCAACTTCGAGGAGGTCGACGGCAAGCTGCACGAGCTGCTCAGCGACATGACCGATGGGCGCGGTCCAGACCGCTGCATCGAGGCCGTGGGAATGGAGGCCCACGGGGCCAGCGCCGCCAAAACCATCGTGGACAAAGCCGCGCAGGCAACGCACACCCAGAGCGACCGGACGTACGCGCTGAACCAGGCCATCATGGCGTGTCGCAAAGGCGGCACGATCTCCATGCCCGGTGTCTACGCGCAATCCGGCTCGGTCAAACTCGGCCCGCTGATGAACAAGGGGCTCACGCTGAAAACGGGGCAGACCCACGTGCAGCGCTACCTCGAACCGCTCATGCAGAAGATCGAGAGCGGTGAGATCGACCCCTCGTTCATCATCACGCACACCGCGCCTCTGGCGGACGCGCCGAAGATGTACGAGACGTTCCGGGACAAAAAGGACGACTGCATCAAGGTGGTCCTCAAGCCCTAG